Proteins co-encoded in one Quercus robur chromosome 8, dhQueRobu3.1, whole genome shotgun sequence genomic window:
- the LOC126697042 gene encoding glutathione S-transferase T3-like, whose amino-acid sequence MDSGIPRGTSFTDLIEDSFNDYMSGSSHISDEDSVPQAQTFSQMSPPQVESTTKKSQRGINFSIEEDILLVSAFLNVNQDVVKSNNQKRETYWTRIWEYYHKWKTFTSERTAGSLMNRWSTIQLSTNKFCGFLSQIESKNESGKTKEDKLVAARNLYNAI is encoded by the exons ATGGATTCGGGTATTCCAAGAGGCACATCATTCACTGATCTTATAGAAGATAGCTTTAATGATTATATGTCTGGATCTTCACATATTAGTGATGAAGACAGTGTTCCACAAGCTCAAACATTCAGCCAAATGTCTCCACCCCAAGTTGAATCCACAACCAAGAAATCACAACGTGGCATCAACTTCTCCATAGAAGAAGACATCCTTCTTGTGTCTGCCTTTCTTAATGTCAACCAAGATGTAGTGAAAAGTAATAACCAAAAACGCGAAACATATTGGACGAGAATTTGGGAGTACTACCACAAGTGGAAGACCTTCACTTCTGAGCGAACGGCGGGTTCTCTTATGAACCGATGGTCAACGATTCAACTTTCCACCAATaagttttgtgggtttttgtcACAAATTGAATCGAAGAATGAAAGTGGTAAGACTAAAGAAGACAAG CTTGTTGCAGCAAGAAACCTTTATAATGCAATCTAG